TCCTGTAGGGTTTTCAGGTCGATGCCATAGCGGGCAAGCGCTATACGCTTGGGGACTACAGAGAGAACTGGCAGACCTTCAACCTGCTCTACTCGAGCATCGGCTACACCCTCAATTCCATCTAACACACCCAGGATTTGATTAGACGAAGCGACAAGCTGGTCCAGGTCATCACCAAATACTTTGATGCCCAGATCTGCACGCACACCAGAAATCAACTCGTTGAAACGCATCTGGATTGGTTGGGTAAATTCGTAGTTATTACCTGGAAGCTCTCGAACGGCAGCTTCGATTTCTGCCACCAATTGCTCCTGAGACAGTTTTGGATCGGGCCATTGATTTCTGGGTTTCAGGATCACAAAGTTATCAGCCACATTCGGAGGCATTGGATCTGTAGCTACCTCTGGAGTACCAATTTTTGCAAATACCTTGTCTACCTGGGGGAACTCCTTAATGCGCTGCTCCAGTAGACGCTGCATTTCCACCGACTGCTCGAGACCAGTCCCCGGAATACGTAAAGCGTGTAGTGCAATATCGCCCTCATTAAGCTGAGGGATAAACTCAGAACCGAGAGTAGTAGCTAGCCAACTACAAAACAGTACTAAAGCAAGAGCCCCTGATAGTACCAGCCAACGCACTTTCATTGCGGCAATTAAAAGCGGCTTGTACAGTGACTTAGTAGCAACAATCACCTTATTTTCTTTTTCACTGACTTTCCCGGTGAGAAAAACAGCAACCGCTGCTGGTACTACGGTGAGAGACAGAACCAATGCAGCCAATAACGCCATAACCACAGTAGCGGCCATAGGGTGAAACATCTTTCCTTCGACACCAGTCAGTGTGAACAAAGGAATATACACCACCGTGATAATCAACACTCCAAAAAGGCTTGGGCGAATCACTTCATTGGTGGCCTGGAATACCAGCTCCAGTCGCTCTTGCAGAGGTAACTTACAGCCCTTGCGCTGTTGGGCTTCGGCGAGCCTGCGAATCGCATTTTCTACGATAATTACAGCCCCATCGACAATCAGACCGAAATCGAGCGCACCGAGACTCATCAGGTTGGCAGAAACACCGGTTTGCACCATACCAAATATAGTGGCGAGCATGGAGAGCGGGATTACAGCAGCTGTAATAAAGGCAGCCCGAATATTTCCAAGCAGCAAGAACAGCACGACGACTACCAGCAACGCACCTTCAATAAGGTTTTTCTGTACTGTAGCGATGGCTTTGTCCACGAGCGTCGTGCGATCATAAACCACTTCCACCTTTACACCTTCAGGTACAGTGGATTTTACTTGCTCCAAAGCTTCCGCCACATTGCGCGCGACCTCGCGGGAGTTTTCCCCCACCAGCATCATAGCGGTGCCCAATACGGTTTCTTCACCATCTCGCGTAGCAGCACCGGTACGCAGCTCTTTACCAATAGCCACTTCAGCAACATCAGAAATTTTAACCGGCACCCCGGATCGGCTGGTAATTACTACGTCTTCAATTTCTCCGATATTCTGTAGTTGTCCCGGTGAACGCACTAACAGTTGGCGTCCATTATTTTCCAGATAGCCAGCACCTCGACTTTCGTTGTTGCGACGCAAAGCCTCGGCAATATCCTCCATAGATACGCCGAAATTAAGCATCTGGCGGGGGTCCGGTGTTACGTGATACTGCTTGTTATAGCCACCGATAGTATTTAGTTCCGTAACCCCCGGAACGAGAGACAATTGCGGTTTAATAATCCAATCCTGAATCTCCCGCAGTGCAGTGGCGTCGTAGGGCTGGCCATTGGGCTGGGTTGCTCCGGGCAGAGCCTCCACGGTATACATAAAGATCTCACCGAGCCCGGTGGCAATGGGCCCCATTTCCGGCTCCAACCCCGGGGGCAGATTGCTCTCGATGGTACCCAGACGACTGTTTATTAAGTTTCGCGCAAAATAGAGATCTGTCCCCTCTTTGAAAACCACGGTCACTTGGGATAGCCCGTAGCGCGAAATCGAACGGGTGTACTCCAAATTGGGAAGTCCGGCAAGTGCCGCCTCTACCGGATAGGTGATTCTCTGTTCAGCTTCTAAAGGCGAGTAACCAGGTGCTTCAGTATTAATCTGCACCTGAACATTGGTGATATCGGGGACCGCATCAATTGGGAGTTTCTGGTAACTCCAAACCCCGAGCCCCACCAGAATAAAAATTAGGGACAATACGAAATAACGCCGCTCAATGGAGAAGCGCAGGATGCTTTCAATCATCTTCTGGCCTCAATTAATGGTGGTGAGCAGCGCCGGATTTCTCTATATCCGCCTTGATTAAGTAACTGTTTTCAGTGACGTAGCGGTCTCCAGGGTTGAGTCCACTTAATACCTCTGTAACCCTGCCATCGGTCCGCCCAAGTTCCAGTGGGCGAATCTCATAAGCATCCCCTACTTTTACAAACACAACGGTCCAATTGCGGAAGGGTTGCAGCGCTTGATTTTCCACCACTAAAGACGCAGGACTCTCATTGGTGACCACATCAGCTTGAACCATCAGGTCTGTTGTCCAAATGTCCTCTGGATTCTCAATCATTGCGCGGGCTATTGCGAAAGGCGTG
This DNA window, taken from Microbulbifer sp. VAAF005, encodes the following:
- a CDS encoding CusA/CzcA family heavy metal efflux RND transporter, yielding MIESILRFSIERRYFVLSLIFILVGLGVWSYQKLPIDAVPDITNVQVQINTEAPGYSPLEAEQRITYPVEAALAGLPNLEYTRSISRYGLSQVTVVFKEGTDLYFARNLINSRLGTIESNLPPGLEPEMGPIATGLGEIFMYTVEALPGATQPNGQPYDATALREIQDWIIKPQLSLVPGVTELNTIGGYNKQYHVTPDPRQMLNFGVSMEDIAEALRRNNESRGAGYLENNGRQLLVRSPGQLQNIGEIEDVVITSRSGVPVKISDVAEVAIGKELRTGAATRDGEETVLGTAMMLVGENSREVARNVAEALEQVKSTVPEGVKVEVVYDRTTLVDKAIATVQKNLIEGALLVVVVLFLLLGNIRAAFITAAVIPLSMLATIFGMVQTGVSANLMSLGALDFGLIVDGAVIIVENAIRRLAEAQQRKGCKLPLQERLELVFQATNEVIRPSLFGVLIITVVYIPLFTLTGVEGKMFHPMAATVVMALLAALVLSLTVVPAAVAVFLTGKVSEKENKVIVATKSLYKPLLIAAMKVRWLVLSGALALVLFCSWLATTLGSEFIPQLNEGDIALHALRIPGTGLEQSVEMQRLLEQRIKEFPQVDKVFAKIGTPEVATDPMPPNVADNFVILKPRNQWPDPKLSQEQLVAEIEAAVRELPGNNYEFTQPIQMRFNELISGVRADLGIKVFGDDLDQLVASSNQILGVLDGIEGVADARVEQVEGLPVLSVVPKRIALARYGIDLKTLQDLVSTAIGGESAGLIYEGDRRFQLVVRLPEGLRRDYENLGDLPVPLPAGSPLGSYVPLSEVANLEMTPAPNQVSRENGKRRVVVTANVRDRDLGSFVEEAKARIQQQVSLPAGYWLVYGGTFEQLESASTRLSIVVPLTLLVILGLLVMAFGSFKDALIIFTGVPLALTGGVLALWLRGMPLSISAGVGFIALSGVAVLNGLVMLSFIRQLRQQGGELLVSIIDGAMIRLRPVLMTALVASLGFVPMALNVGTGAEVQRPLATVVIGGIISSTLLTLFVLPLLYRIVHGREKAVKEYMRLS
- a CDS encoding efflux RND transporter periplasmic adaptor subunit, which encodes MIENPEDIWTTDLMVQADVVTNESPASLVVENQALQPFRNWTVVFVKVGDAYEIRPLELGRTDGRVTEVLSGLNPGDRYVTENSYLIKADIEKSGAAHHH